A region from the Salvia splendens isolate huo1 chromosome 15, SspV2, whole genome shotgun sequence genome encodes:
- the LOC121767624 gene encoding protein RGF1 INDUCIBLE TRANSCRIPTION FACTOR 1-like — protein sequence MVGCKIRSRKRKSAAEEWISGLLRSKFFGTCVDHEEFRKNEKNLFCIDCNLCLCKHCVTLSPPQHHRCFHRLLQICKYVYRDVVRLHDIQPYLDCSLIQAYKINGEKAVHLNPRTQQKDAKSSKTKGGGTCCEACGRHIQDLPNRFCSIACKVSVDDEERTLNGSNIIGATSGWSDGQIPSLETEENSYENGYTSLTESCEVIQAWLLRPKRMLHKRKSFPKRSPLS from the exons ATG GTTGGATGCAAAATCCGGTCGAGGAAGAGAAAATCGGCGGCGGAGGAGTGGATCAGCGGTCTGCTGAGGAGCAAATTCTTCGGTACGTGCGTCGATCACGAAGAGTTTAGAAAGAATGAGAAGAATTTGTTTTGTATAGATTGCAATCTGTGCTTATGCAAGCATTGCGTGACTTTATCGCCGCCGCAGCACCACCGCTGCTTCCACCGCCTCCTGCAAATCTGTAAATACGTCTACCGCGACGTAGTTCGCCTCCACGATATTCAGCCCTATCTTGACTGCTCTCTCATACAA GCATACAAAATAAATGGAGAAAAAGCAGTACATTTGAATCCAAGGACTCAGCAAAAAGATGCAAAAAGTTCAAAGACAAAAGGTGGTGGCACTTGCTGTGAAGCTTGTGGCAGGCACATTCAAGACTTGCCTAATCGCTTCTGTTCCATTGCTTGCAAa GTTTCTGTCGACGATGAAGAAAGGACATTAAACGGAAGCAACATTATAGGTGCTACGAGTGGGTGGAGCGATGGGCAAATTCCGAGTTTGGAAACAGAAGAAAATTCATATGAAAACGGATACACTTCATTAACGGAGTCGTGTGAAGTCATTCAAGCGTGGTTACTGAGGCCGAAGAGGATGCTGCACAAGAGAAAGAGTTTTCCAAAGAGGTCTCCCTTGTCTTGA
- the LOC121769335 gene encoding protein POLLEN DEFECTIVE IN GUIDANCE 1-like, which yields MALRSGDRKLSFDILADSEYEYLTSAFAEPDAAISRSHSDPAHLQNGASASSPPRKRKKRKSRKGKSSFNSEIPTADTPLINGDLNYSCTLSTVTEAASVVPDLDCEVTLSSVYGALRQRNVGNGGCSEVNSDDSGSSKKDDSAKEEVAENWNAGGKETAQQGPEMNGRKLEKDGTLDWKEWMAEDANYILPMDKSPVKYFLEEVHAGYSLRSTTTLGNDKERERVYDTIFRLPWRCELLINIGFFVCFDSFLSLLTIMPTRIVMVFWKLLRTRQFKRLSSPELSDFGCFIALIIGVTLLQQADISLIYHMIRGQGIIKLYVVYNVLEVFDKLCQSFGGDVMQALFNSADGLANCSPENMQFWMWRFVSDEALAVAASVIHSFILLAQAITLSTCIVAHNNALFAMLVSNNFAEIKSNVFKRYSKDNVQSLVYFDSVERFHITAFILFVLAQNILEAEGPWFESFLSNALVVYICEVMIDIIKHSFISKFNGLKPTAFSEFLEDLCKQTLNMQTENSNKNLTFVPLAPACVVIRVLRPVYAAHLPYNPLPWRLFWMLVLSGMTFVMLASLKMMIGMGLRKHATWYVKRCQSRKLHSD from the exons ATGGCGTTGAGATCCGGCGACCGCAAGCTGTCCTTCGACATTCTAGCCGATTCCGAATACGAATACCTCACATCCGCCTTCGCCGAACCCGACGCCGCAATTTCCCGCTCCCATTCCGATCCGGCGCATCTCCAGAATGGCGCCTCTGCGTCCTCCCCTCCtcgaaagagaaagaagaggaaAAGCAGGAAGGGAAAATCGTCTTTCAATTCCGAGATCCCCACGGCGGATACCCCCTTGATCAACGGAGATTTGAATTACAGCTGTACGCTGAGCACAGTCACGGAGGCTGCTTCCGTGGTGCCGGATTTAGATTGCGAGGTGACGCTTTCATCGGTTTACGGGGCACTGCGGCAGAGGAATGTGGGGAATGGGGGATGTTCGGAAGTGAACAGTGATGATAGTGGAAGCAGTAAGAAAGATGATTCTGCCAAGGAAGAAGTCGCCGAGAATTGGAATGCCGGAGGTAAGGAAACCGCTCAGCAGGGGCCGGAAATGAACGGGAGGAAATTGGAGAAAGATGGAACTTTGGATTGGAAGGAATGGATGGCCGAAGACGCCAATT ATATATTGCCAATGGATAAGTCGCCAGTGAAATATTTCTTGGAAGAAGTGCATGCTGGATATTCCTTGAGGAGCACTACAACCCTTGGGAATGATAAAGAACGGGAACGGGTATATGATACCATATTTCGCCTGCCATGGCGCTGTGAACTG CTTATCAACATTGGGTTCTTTGTCTGCTTTGATTCATTCCTATCGCTCTTAACCATTATGCCAACACGGATTGTCATGGTATTTTGGAAGCTTCTTAGAACCAG GCAGTTCAAGAGGCTTTCCTCACCGGAGCTGTCTGATTTTGGCTGTTTTATTGCCCTGATTATTGGAGTCACTCTATTACAACAAGCag ATATCAGCTTAATTTATCACATGATCCGTGGCCAAGGCATTATTAAACTATATGTGGTCTACAACGTTTTGGAG GTATTTGATAAACTATGCCAAAGTTTTGGGGGTGATGTAATGCAAGCTCTATTTAATTCAGCGGATGGACTTGCCAACTGCTCACCAGAAAACATGCAATTTTGGATGTGGAGATTTGTTTCAGATGAAGCCCTAGCAGTTGCTGCTTCTG TTattcattcatttattttactAGCTCAGGCAATCACTCTGTCAACCTGTATTGTTGCTCACAACAATGCACTGTTTGCTATGCTTGTCTCTAATAATTTTGCTGAGATTAAAAGCAATGTGTTTAAACGTTACAGCAAGGACAATGTTCAGAGCTTGGTTTACTTTG ATTCAGTTGAAAGGTTCCATATCACAGCATTTATACTGTTTGTTTTAGCTCAAAATATACTAGAAGCCGAGGGTCCTTGGTTTGAAAGCTTCCTTTCT AATGCTCTGGTTGTTTACATATGCGAAGTCATGATTGATATAATAAAACACTCATTCATTTCTAAATTCAATGGCCTAAAGCCCACAGCATTCTCTGAATTTCTAGAAGATCTCTGCAAGCAG ACGTTAAATATGCAAACGGAGAACAGCAATAAGAACCTTACATTCGTTCCTCTGGCACCAGCGTGTGTG GTGATCCGCGTTCTACGACCTGTATATGCTGCCCATCTCCCCTATAACCCACTTCCATGGAGATTATTTTGGATGTTGGTGTTGTCTGGCATGACATTTGTGATGCTTGCTAGTCTTAAGATGATGATCGGGATGGGGCTCCGGAAACATGCTACGTGGTATGTGAAAAGGTGCCAGAGCAGGAAGCTTCACTCTGACTGA